In Anaerolineae bacterium, a single window of DNA contains:
- a CDS encoding Maltose/maltodextrin transport ATP-binding protein MalK, with amino-acid sequence MAKITLQNVSKQYKGGEIQALKKINLEIEDGKFFCLLGPAGAGKTTTIKLIAGVEPVDGGKIYMDNQEITDLLPNQRDVAVAFETYALYPQRTVRENLAFPLRAPLRKKEWSEQQIQARVEEVAKLLGIDELLDRLPRQLSGGQRQRVALGRALVRKPKAYLFDEPIAHLDAKLRHRMRGELRRIQLELGITTVYTTPDQLEALSLADQMAILNEGKIEQVGSPTEIYQRPANIFVARFVGDPPMNILRSEVEGEEVNLFGLTKLTLPAQIRSRLAAAAIERSLMIGVRPRDIKLVSPSSEQALLRGQVKYVQVLGETSILTIVMDSHEVRVKMNTQDAPNRGEAVGLNFAVQDCHFFDPQTELRID; translated from the coding sequence ATGGCGAAAATAACCTTGCAGAATGTTTCCAAACAATATAAGGGGGGAGAGATACAAGCCTTGAAGAAAATCAACCTGGAGATCGAGGATGGAAAATTCTTCTGTCTCCTGGGACCGGCGGGAGCTGGAAAGACCACTACCATCAAGCTAATCGCCGGGGTGGAGCCGGTGGATGGCGGCAAAATTTATATGGACAACCAAGAAATCACCGATTTGTTGCCCAACCAGCGCGACGTAGCCGTTGCTTTTGAAACCTATGCTTTGTATCCGCAAAGGACAGTGCGCGAAAACCTTGCCTTTCCCCTGCGCGCCCCCCTGCGTAAAAAGGAATGGAGCGAGCAACAGATTCAAGCGCGGGTTGAGGAAGTGGCAAAACTATTGGGCATCGATGAATTACTCGACCGCCTGCCCCGGCAGTTATCGGGTGGACAACGCCAGCGAGTGGCATTAGGGCGGGCTTTGGTGCGGAAACCAAAAGCTTATCTCTTCGATGAACCTATTGCGCACCTGGATGCCAAATTGCGCCACCGGATGCGAGGAGAATTGCGCCGCATTCAACTTGAATTGGGCATTACAACTGTGTACACCACACCTGACCAGCTGGAAGCCCTGTCCCTGGCGGATCAGATGGCAATTTTGAACGAGGGCAAAATTGAGCAGGTGGGTTCTCCAACAGAGATCTACCAGCGACCGGCGAACATCTTTGTGGCGCGCTTTGTCGGTGATCCACCCATGAATATCCTGCGTTCAGAAGTAGAGGGAGAGGAAGTGAACCTGTTTGGGCTGACGAAATTAACGCTTCCGGCACAAATTCGCTCCAGGCTGGCGGCGGCTGCGATCGAAAGATCCTTAATGATCGGAGTTCGCCCAAGGGATATCAAGCTCGTATCGCCCTCAAGTGAGCAAGCCCTGTTGCGCGGGCAGGTCAAGTACGTGCAGGTCTTGGGAGAAACCTCCATCCTGACCATCGTGATGGATTCTCACGAGGTACGCGTCAAGATGAATACCCAAGATGCACCCAACCGAGGCGAGGCTGTAGGGTTGAATTTTGCAGTTCAAGATTGTCATTTCTTTGATCCGCAAACCGAATTACGGATCGATTGA
- a CDS encoding ABC-type sugar transport system: MIILIPFITALTFSFRSFSFTSSVSTGQYIGVDNYRKLVFDNDFYNSFKVTFLYLVPAILLQGILGLGMALLISGAVRRARIIIPIMLLPTLLTPVVIGLIGVLTLNPDFGVIGQLLKRWGLVQGSVLGNASTALPAIIAVDTYQWTPFIAVILTAGLLALPKEPYEAAQVDGANPIQTFFRVTMPLLWPYFVVALLIRVIDAFRIFDIIWVMTRGGPGTATETVAVYAYRHTFRYWDFGYGSALIMVIFVFISILVEYLYKALQRWQAAQ; this comes from the coding sequence GTGATCATTCTCATTCCCTTTATTACTGCCCTGACTTTTAGCTTTCGCTCCTTCAGTTTTACCTCTTCCGTCTCGACAGGGCAATACATCGGGGTTGACAACTACCGCAAACTGGTATTTGACAATGATTTCTACAATAGCTTCAAGGTAACTTTCTTATACCTTGTGCCGGCGATTCTATTGCAGGGCATCCTTGGGTTGGGCATGGCTCTGCTGATTTCCGGAGCTGTGCGCCGGGCACGCATCATCATCCCCATTATGCTCTTACCGACCCTGCTCACACCGGTTGTCATCGGCTTGATCGGGGTATTGACCCTAAACCCCGATTTTGGAGTTATCGGTCAATTGTTAAAGCGCTGGGGATTGGTGCAAGGTTCAGTATTAGGAAATGCCTCAACCGCCTTACCGGCAATCATTGCTGTTGACACCTACCAGTGGACACCCTTTATTGCTGTTATCCTCACGGCCGGCTTATTGGCCTTGCCCAAAGAACCTTATGAAGCGGCCCAGGTTGATGGCGCTAATCCCATTCAAACTTTCTTCCGCGTTACCATGCCCTTGCTTTGGCCCTACTTTGTGGTCGCCCTGTTGATTCGCGTCATTGATGCCTTCCGTATCTTTGACATCATTTGGGTAATGACGCGCGGTGGCCCTGGCACAGCAACCGAGACCGTGGCAGTCTATGCTTATCGCCATACTTTCCGTTACTGGGATTTTGGCTATGGCTCAGCCCTGATCATGGTGATTTTTGTCTTCATCTCAATCCTGGTTGAATATCTCTATAAAGCCCTGCAACGCTGGCAGGCTGCTCAATAG
- a CDS encoding Maltose/maltodextrin transport ATP-binding protein MalK produces MTVITMKNVWKIYEGNVIGVEDLSIRVEDGELFALLGPSGCGKSSTLRMIAGLEKISKGELWFDDVLVNELEPRERNVAMVFENYALYPYLSVYENIAFPLRLRGMSQAEIDRKVRWAADFLGIADLLPMRVRGLSGGQMQAVGIGRAIVRQPAVLLMDEPISHLEARQRARMREELVDLHSQLGTTTIYVTHDQVEAMAMAHRIAVMNLGKLQQVGTPKEVYNRPHTKFVGGFIGEPPMNFANCELSRENGDFYVISPSFKVKLSPQAAEKLKDYHGDAQVQLGIRPENISVSMTPTADSFAARVYVTEPQGDRTLLSVLLDSNELFLIEVAPEFFAKPDETVYLKFNEPIHLFDRVEEVNLLY; encoded by the coding sequence ATGACCGTTATAACGATGAAAAACGTCTGGAAAATTTATGAAGGCAACGTGATTGGGGTTGAAGACTTAAGCATCCGCGTCGAAGATGGCGAGCTGTTTGCCTTGCTGGGTCCTTCTGGCTGCGGAAAGTCATCTACGTTGCGGATGATCGCCGGCCTGGAGAAGATTTCCAAAGGCGAACTCTGGTTCGATGACGTACTGGTCAATGAATTAGAGCCACGCGAAAGAAACGTGGCAATGGTGTTTGAAAACTACGCCCTCTATCCCTATCTGAGCGTATATGAAAATATCGCCTTTCCCTTACGTTTACGAGGGATGAGCCAGGCAGAAATCGATCGCAAGGTACGCTGGGCGGCAGATTTTCTAGGTATCGCTGACCTGCTTCCTATGCGGGTGCGCGGCTTGAGTGGCGGTCAGATGCAAGCTGTGGGGATTGGACGCGCCATTGTCCGCCAGCCGGCTGTCTTGTTGATGGATGAACCGATCTCTCACCTGGAAGCCCGCCAGCGAGCGCGCATGAGGGAAGAACTGGTGGATCTTCATAGCCAGCTTGGCACCACAACCATCTATGTGACTCACGATCAGGTTGAAGCCATGGCCATGGCTCATCGCATTGCTGTCATGAATCTGGGCAAGCTGCAACAGGTCGGCACACCAAAAGAGGTCTACAATCGACCCCATACCAAATTTGTAGGTGGTTTTATCGGCGAACCGCCTATGAATTTTGCCAACTGCGAATTGAGCCGTGAAAACGGCGACTTCTATGTCATATCCCCTTCCTTCAAAGTCAAGCTGTCGCCCCAGGCTGCGGAAAAACTCAAGGATTATCACGGGGATGCCCAGGTTCAACTAGGCATTCGGCCTGAAAACATTTCGGTCAGCATGACCCCAACTGCGGATTCGTTCGCTGCCAGAGTCTATGTAACCGAACCCCAGGGTGATCGAACGTTGCTCTCCGTCCTTCTGGATAGCAATGAACTCTTCCTGATTGAGGTCGCGCCGGAATTCTTTGCCAAGCCAGACGAGACGGTCTATCTCAAATTCAACGAACCGATCCACCTCTTTGACCGAGTGGAAGAAGTCAATTTGCTCTATTAA
- a CDS encoding Various polyols ABC transporter, permease component 2: protein MSVNTQTFAPISSGRKAAFLSSRRLLTWLSYLLTALLVVLFLFPWLWVLSLGFKTRAEIMSPNIVWIWTPTLNNYIEVLINKGYWRLIINSLIVAVSAVALCIVIGVPTAYAFSRFPIPGKESWFYMILTFRMAPAVVLALPLYVLFARAKLLGTFGAPILAHCTFTLPFVIWLMRSFFDDIPKEIDAAAMTDGYSRWETFFYAVLPLVKSGIVAVALFSIIFSWNEFLYGLILTSDATRPVASQIPSLIRPHGTLWGEVCALATTASLPVAFLIFALQRQLVRGLSFGAIKG from the coding sequence ATGTCCGTCAATACTCAAACCTTTGCTCCAATTTCGTCAGGACGCAAAGCTGCCTTCCTGAGTTCAAGGCGATTGCTTACCTGGCTCTCTTATTTATTGACAGCTTTGCTGGTGGTATTGTTCTTGTTCCCGTGGTTGTGGGTGCTCAGCCTTGGATTCAAGACCCGGGCAGAGATTATGAGTCCCAACATTGTTTGGATTTGGACGCCTACCCTGAACAATTACATCGAAGTGCTCATCAATAAAGGTTACTGGCGCCTGATCATTAACTCACTGATCGTAGCTGTTTCGGCTGTGGCATTGTGCATTGTCATTGGAGTTCCAACAGCGTATGCGTTCTCGCGCTTTCCCATCCCAGGCAAAGAGAGTTGGTTCTATATGATCTTAACCTTTCGGATGGCACCGGCAGTCGTCCTGGCTTTACCGCTCTACGTTCTCTTTGCGCGTGCCAAACTCCTGGGCACCTTTGGGGCGCCTATTCTGGCTCATTGTACCTTCACTTTACCCTTCGTTATCTGGCTAATGCGCAGTTTCTTCGACGATATTCCCAAAGAGATCGACGCCGCCGCAATGACCGATGGTTATTCACGTTGGGAAACATTCTTTTATGCCGTTTTACCACTGGTCAAATCGGGTATTGTAGCTGTGGCGCTCTTTTCGATTATTTTTTCCTGGAATGAGTTTTTGTATGGTTTGATCCTGACCAGCGATGCCACGCGGCCGGTGGCTTCGCAAATTCCCTCTCTGATTCGTCCACACGGTACCTTGTGGGGAGAAGTTTGTGCGCTGGCGACAACCGCCTCATTGCCGGTGGCTTTCTTGATTTTCGCCCTGCAACGACAGTTAGTCCGCGGTCTGTCCTTCGGCGCTATCAAGGGCTAA